The following proteins are co-located in the Deltaproteobacteria bacterium genome:
- a CDS encoding mobile mystery protein B has translation RWAGQYRQSGKNLGVPPYRITEEVQKLIADARYWIENNIYPWDELGARFHHRLVSIHPFPNGNGRHARLLTDVLLTQHGQKRLTWGAHLDGNLYQQSEMRAQYLQALRKADNHSFDALIIFVKS, from the coding sequence CGTTGGGCCGGGCAGTACAGGCAAAGTGGAAAAAATCTTGGTGTGCCTCCCTATCGTATCACGGAAGAAGTCCAAAAACTGATCGCCGATGCCCGCTATTGGATTGAAAACAACATCTATCCTTGGGATGAGCTGGGAGCCCGGTTTCACCACCGGCTCGTTTCAATTCATCCTTTTCCCAACGGAAACGGAAGGCACGCGCGGCTTTTGACCGATGTCCTTTTGACCCAGCATGGCCAAAAACGTCTGACTTGGGGCGCCCATTTAGATGGTAATTTGTATCAGCAAAGCGAAATGAGGGCGCAATACCTCCAGGCCCTTCGGAAGGCGGACAATCATTCCTTTGATGCCTTGATTATTTTCGTTAAATCATGA